From the genome of Gracilibacillus salitolerans, one region includes:
- a CDS encoding ABC transporter permease, giving the protein MVTRTIENSQSFSWKRFFMQWEWMLILLIIAIFMMNSSISPYFLNYTSITDATMTFLDKAFIVFPMVMIMLMREIDISVGSTVALSSVVMATAYNAGLPMILALILCLAVGALCGFLNGFLLVKYRELSAVIVTLSTMILYRGIAYMILEDQSAGGFPTWFSFFGWGYVGTIPFIFILFIALAILFVLMQQKSVLGRQIYAIGSNPTAARFAGVKVDRIKLIVFTLAGVMAAITAIFLTARMGSTRPNVANMYELDVIAMVALGGISTAGGKGRMLGAVLAVFVIGYLQYGLGLINIPAQALLVIIGLLLIISVTITNLRVKKKL; this is encoded by the coding sequence ATGGTAACGAGAACGATTGAAAATAGCCAATCATTTTCTTGGAAAAGATTTTTCATGCAATGGGAATGGATGTTGATCCTGTTAATTATCGCTATTTTTATGATGAATAGCTCAATTTCTCCCTACTTTCTCAATTATACAAGCATTACGGATGCGACGATGACGTTTTTAGATAAAGCATTTATTGTTTTTCCGATGGTAATGATTATGTTAATGAGAGAAATTGATATTTCCGTTGGATCGACAGTAGCCTTGTCATCCGTTGTGATGGCAACAGCCTATAATGCAGGATTGCCAATGATATTAGCCTTGATTTTATGTTTAGCTGTTGGTGCGTTATGTGGGTTTTTAAATGGTTTCTTATTAGTGAAATATCGTGAGCTATCCGCAGTAATCGTCACCTTATCCACTATGATTTTATATCGAGGTATTGCTTACATGATTTTAGAAGATCAGTCAGCAGGTGGTTTTCCTACATGGTTTTCATTTTTTGGGTGGGGTTATGTTGGAACGATACCGTTTATATTCATTCTTTTTATTGCACTAGCTATTTTGTTTGTTTTAATGCAACAAAAGTCAGTGCTTGGAAGACAGATTTATGCGATCGGTAGCAATCCGACTGCAGCACGTTTCGCTGGTGTAAAAGTAGATCGGATTAAACTGATCGTCTTTACTTTAGCTGGCGTAATGGCAGCCATTACGGCGATTTTTCTAACAGCAAGAATGGGCAGTACTAGACCGAATGTTGCCAATATGTATGAGTTGGATGTTATCGCAATGGTTGCTTTAGGCGGTATTAGTACAGCAGGTGGAAAAGGGAGAATGTTAGGAGCAGTACTTGCTGTGTTTGTAATTGGTTATTTGCAATATGGACTTGGATTAATTAATATCCCTGCACAAGCATTATTAGTCATCATTGGTTTGTTATTAATTATTTCTGTAACAATTACTAACTTACGAGTCAAGAAGAAATTATAA
- a CDS encoding ABC transporter permease, with protein sequence MLQQLNLEKVSKFRELGLLAFIIILALVIQLLNPAFLTIGNLRDLLTNTAILSILALGMMLVLITRGIDLSIGATLALSGMITALTVSAFPGLHPILAILLGIVVGCVCGVILGLLVSKVGILPIIASLGLMNVFRGLTFWASGGEWVSAYQMPDSFKNIATSTILGTNTLVFIAILIFLFFYYFVNTTITGRQIYAIGSNPDSARVSGINQAKILMLVYMMMGGLSGLAGVLWVSKFASAQGDTATGYELTVIAACILGGVSIAGGVGKVTGVLLGAMLLGVLSNGLPLINVSPFWQMGIEGTIILIAVLFNTNIREFIERNNRLRREI encoded by the coding sequence ATGCTCCAGCAATTAAATTTAGAAAAAGTCTCCAAATTTCGAGAACTAGGCTTGTTAGCATTTATTATTATTTTGGCGCTTGTCATCCAACTATTGAATCCTGCTTTCCTAACAATAGGAAACCTTCGGGATTTACTGACAAATACAGCTATTCTCAGTATTTTAGCGCTTGGTATGATGCTCGTTCTTATAACTCGGGGCATTGATCTTTCGATAGGGGCTACCCTCGCACTTTCCGGTATGATAACCGCTTTAACGGTCAGCGCCTTTCCAGGATTGCATCCTATTTTAGCTATTTTATTAGGAATAGTAGTTGGATGTGTTTGTGGTGTGATTCTCGGTTTATTAGTTTCAAAAGTGGGAATCTTGCCGATTATTGCTTCGCTTGGTTTAATGAATGTCTTTCGCGGATTGACATTCTGGGCCAGTGGTGGTGAATGGGTAAGTGCTTATCAAATGCCAGATTCTTTTAAAAATATTGCCACAAGTACGATTTTAGGCACCAATACGTTAGTGTTTATTGCTATTCTTATCTTTCTATTTTTCTATTATTTTGTTAATACAACGATTACAGGAAGGCAAATATATGCAATCGGCAGTAATCCGGATTCTGCTAGGGTAAGTGGTATTAATCAGGCCAAAATATTAATGCTCGTTTATATGATGATGGGAGGTTTATCTGGATTAGCAGGTGTTTTATGGGTTTCAAAATTCGCATCTGCACAAGGTGATACAGCGACAGGTTACGAATTAACCGTAATTGCTGCATGTATTTTGGGTGGTGTTAGTATTGCAGGTGGTGTTGGCAAAGTAACAGGAGTTCTTTTAGGTGCCATGCTGTTAGGTGTGTTAAGTAATGGCTTACCATTAATAAATGTTTCTCCTTTTTGGCAGATGGGAATCGAAGGGACTATTATCTTAATTGCTGTGCTCTTTAATACAAATATTCGTGAATTTATAGAAAGAAATAACCGTCTAAGGAGGGAGATTTAG
- a CDS encoding sugar ABC transporter ATP-binding protein, translating into MSDYILELHHITKEFPGVKALDKVSFQLKKGEIHALMGENGAGKSTFIKVITGIHHPNEGEIFLHDEQIEINGPKVAQNLGIAAIYQHVTNYPDLSITENIYMGHEKINPKTRMIKWKEMHADAKALLENLGSDLDPRTEMGALSVAQQQIVEIAKALSANAKIIIMDEPTAALTHRESEELYAITENLRDEGVSIIFISHRFEDMYRLADRVTVLRDSQYIGTWNVDGIHHEDLIVAMVGREIKQLFPDKEAEIGEEILRVERLGQIGRFKDISFSLRKGEILGLTGLVGAGRSELCQSIFGIDPYDEGEIVFDQKKVKIDQPSKAMNLGIGYLPEDRQTQSLILQWSIKQNITLASLMELSNTGWLNEKNERKVSKELAEKIDVKTPSVFHLASSLSGGNQQKVSLAKLLTTDLKVIIFDEPTKGVDIGAKSAIYQIIVDLAKQGYGIIMVSSEMPEVLGLSDRIAVMCEGRLTRIMNRKEASQEAILEAAMSKDRITASQEVMG; encoded by the coding sequence GTGTCTGACTATATATTAGAGCTTCATCATATCACCAAGGAATTTCCGGGTGTGAAAGCTTTAGATAAAGTATCTTTTCAATTAAAAAAAGGAGAAATTCATGCACTTATGGGTGAGAATGGTGCAGGGAAATCGACATTTATAAAAGTAATTACCGGCATTCATCATCCGAACGAAGGGGAAATTTTTCTGCATGATGAACAGATCGAAATTAACGGTCCAAAAGTAGCGCAAAACTTAGGGATTGCAGCGATATACCAGCATGTTACAAACTATCCTGATTTAAGTATTACAGAAAATATATATATGGGACATGAAAAAATTAATCCCAAAACGCGGATGATCAAATGGAAAGAAATGCATGCAGATGCAAAAGCATTGCTTGAAAACTTAGGTTCTGATTTAGATCCCAGAACAGAGATGGGAGCATTGAGTGTAGCACAGCAACAAATAGTCGAAATAGCAAAGGCTTTATCAGCTAATGCCAAAATTATAATTATGGATGAACCTACTGCCGCTTTAACTCACCGTGAGAGTGAGGAATTGTATGCAATTACCGAAAATCTAAGAGATGAGGGTGTTTCCATTATATTTATCTCTCACCGCTTTGAAGATATGTATCGATTAGCTGATCGTGTAACAGTTTTACGAGACTCACAATATATTGGCACTTGGAATGTAGACGGTATTCATCATGAAGACCTGATTGTAGCTATGGTTGGCCGGGAAATTAAACAACTGTTTCCTGATAAAGAGGCTGAAATCGGAGAAGAGATATTAAGAGTTGAGCGGTTAGGGCAAATTGGTAGATTTAAAGATATTTCTTTTTCATTACGAAAAGGAGAAATCCTAGGATTAACTGGTTTAGTAGGAGCTGGAAGAAGTGAATTATGTCAGTCGATCTTCGGAATCGATCCTTATGATGAAGGAGAGATTGTTTTTGATCAGAAAAAGGTGAAGATCGATCAACCATCTAAAGCAATGAACTTAGGAATTGGCTATTTACCAGAAGACCGGCAAACACAAAGTCTTATTTTACAATGGTCTATTAAACAAAATATTACGTTAGCTTCATTAATGGAGTTATCTAATACTGGATGGTTAAATGAAAAAAATGAGCGAAAAGTATCGAAAGAATTGGCAGAAAAAATCGATGTAAAAACACCTAGTGTGTTTCACTTAGCAAGTTCATTATCTGGTGGTAACCAACAAAAAGTCTCTCTTGCCAAACTATTAACAACCGACTTGAAGGTAATTATTTTTGACGAACCTACAAAGGGTGTTGATATAGGTGCAAAATCTGCTATTTATCAGATTATTGTTGACTTAGCTAAACAAGGTTATGGCATTATTATGGTTTCATCTGAAATGCCAGAAGTGCTGGGATTGAGTGATCGAATTGCAGTCATGTGTGAAGGAAGATTGACAAGAATAATGAATCGGAAAGAAGCAAGTCAAGAAGCGATCTTAGAAGCAGCTATGTCGAAAGATAGAATTACAGCAAGTCAGGAGGTAATGGGATAA
- a CDS encoding response regulator, which produces MTISKVRTVIVDDEPRLRRGIERQVLRAGDQFEIIGSYCDGEECLTNIRKEQKKIDLLITDVKMPEIDGLTLIQQLKKQQNFHSIVISGFDDFQYLQTAIREGANDYLVKPIDREEFRFQLMQISKEIQSQEKIERKQKELAKEAEKSIYLQQVQLLQEMTREEEMDVSLLEWTKQFPGGEYVVLFISADQLKSKRMKSDQKEWSDWIFAIGNIMNEMVDHWNSEKQAAAWKWAEKHNQWWILLQSDNIAYKSKHFANGLLENVKKYTALCCSIALSDPFDQLSLLTIRKKDMQTAIKFRLIKGTNQIITTDERIDISLKESDVKNKAIIRKIDNIVLAIHHTDNIHLKKELTLFLDLLSHLHSPVEIEKVLQLFGIKIWNELSGHTFSLSSKQFQYMFTITERTTSITELKIEVWNWIDQLLERRKLAESQDKQSQIAIAKEWILHNLDKQITIDRIAHHVFMNPTYFCQQFKSETGETVHDYVTKERMKQARKLVMEDTLKIGEIARRVGYSDTKYFSKLFKQYYGETPSKYKVIVTK; this is translated from the coding sequence TTGACTATCAGTAAGGTGAGGACAGTAATTGTGGATGATGAACCAAGATTGCGTAGAGGAATAGAGAGACAAGTATTACGAGCTGGTGATCAATTTGAGATTATAGGTAGTTATTGCGATGGTGAAGAATGTTTGACGAATATTCGTAAAGAGCAAAAAAAGATCGATCTGCTAATTACTGATGTGAAGATGCCGGAAATAGACGGTTTAACGCTCATTCAACAATTAAAGAAACAACAGAACTTTCATTCGATAGTTATCAGTGGCTTCGATGATTTTCAATATTTACAGACAGCCATACGTGAAGGGGCAAATGATTACTTAGTAAAGCCAATTGATCGGGAGGAATTTCGATTTCAGCTAATGCAAATCAGTAAAGAGATACAATCACAGGAAAAAATAGAAAGAAAGCAAAAAGAATTAGCGAAGGAAGCAGAGAAATCTATTTATCTGCAACAAGTACAATTACTGCAGGAAATGACACGTGAGGAAGAAATGGATGTTTCCCTACTAGAATGGACGAAGCAATTTCCCGGTGGGGAATATGTTGTATTATTTATCAGTGCAGACCAATTAAAAAGTAAAAGAATGAAGTCCGATCAAAAAGAATGGAGTGATTGGATATTTGCAATAGGCAATATTATGAATGAAATGGTCGACCACTGGAATAGTGAAAAACAAGCTGCTGCATGGAAATGGGCGGAAAAACATAATCAGTGGTGGATCCTGCTCCAATCGGATAATATCGCATATAAATCGAAGCATTTTGCGAACGGTTTATTAGAAAATGTTAAAAAATACACAGCATTATGTTGTTCTATTGCATTGAGCGACCCTTTTGATCAATTATCCCTACTTACTATCAGGAAAAAGGATATGCAAACAGCTATTAAATTTCGTTTAATAAAAGGAACGAATCAAATCATTACAACAGATGAGCGAATTGATATTAGTCTAAAAGAAAGTGATGTGAAGAATAAAGCTATTATTCGGAAAATCGACAACATAGTATTAGCGATTCATCATACGGATAACATACATCTAAAGAAGGAACTGACCCTATTTTTGGATTTGTTGAGCCATTTACACTCCCCAGTCGAAATAGAAAAAGTATTGCAGCTTTTCGGTATTAAAATATGGAATGAATTAAGTGGTCACACATTTAGTCTCAGCAGTAAACAATTTCAATATATGTTTACCATTACTGAAAGAACTACTAGTATAACGGAATTAAAGATAGAGGTATGGAATTGGATAGATCAATTGTTAGAAAGGAGAAAATTGGCGGAATCACAAGATAAACAGAGTCAAATAGCGATTGCAAAAGAGTGGATATTACATAATTTAGACAAACAAATTACCATCGATCGAATCGCTCATCATGTATTCATGAATCCAACTTATTTTTGTCAACAATTCAAAAGTGAAACTGGAGAGACCGTTCACGATTATGTAACCAAGGAAAGAATGAAACAAGCAAGAAAACTAGTGATGGAAGATACCTTGAAAATTGGAGAAATTGCTAGAAGAGTCGGTTATAGTGATACAAAATATTTTAGTAAATTATTTAAACAATATTACGGCGAAACCCCTTCCAAATATAAAGTAATAGTAACCAAGTAA
- a CDS encoding sensor histidine kinase — translation MIFNYFRNRKLMAKLMITYILVTVIPVSVLGYIAYKQYTMSIENQVGEYIPKLLEQANTNINNQLNDYKALPDALYNSSQVIEVLRKDAYQNNSALFRDEFLVNGTLSRMYMTSGNPDILGVFILSKNRLFQSAKQTQVNIDIENFPSFLGESIDLNGGTEFILPNQVDLEFEGDSPFLFMMRELRDYENQENLGTMFIAIRLSFIEQAMQGLTRDRSPSIWLTDQDGRFIYHSDPNMIGEIDSQFQHYPKVNGSFRTTDWMNNDLISTYKFPSMNWYSFHRIPLRELMKETNVVRNGTIIAFIIIVVLSSVISVLLAWNVSNPIKKLTSLMKRVEKGDFTVDLPMDKKDEVGMLANSFNSMIQEIEYLIRENYQIELKQKDAELYALQSQINPHFMYNTLETIAYAVEEDEKEEVIKMVTLLGRMLRYSLNNKEKLVPISLDVSHTKDYLTIQRFRFEERINFSITINVDQERYLIPKFILQPVIENAIKYGLDRSRRINIDVRIIKNKDDNLLIEIADDGPGMEESMLKKIQITLSQNPMIRDSQYGLLNVHTRIKMMYGEQYGLNIDSKAGYGTVVYLLLPLEDNLERKGVS, via the coding sequence ATGATTTTTAACTACTTTCGTAATCGAAAACTAATGGCAAAATTAATGATCACTTATATTTTGGTCACGGTTATCCCTGTATCAGTTTTAGGATATATTGCATACAAACAATATACCATGTCTATTGAAAATCAAGTGGGAGAGTATATCCCAAAATTACTGGAGCAAGCAAATACCAATATCAATAACCAACTAAATGATTACAAAGCGTTACCAGATGCCTTATATAATTCATCACAGGTGATAGAAGTATTAAGAAAAGATGCTTATCAAAATAATTCTGCCCTTTTTCGTGATGAATTTTTGGTCAATGGAACTTTATCAAGAATGTATATGACCAGCGGTAATCCAGATATATTAGGTGTTTTTATTCTAAGTAAAAATCGATTGTTTCAAAGTGCGAAACAAACACAGGTCAACATTGATATCGAAAATTTTCCATCATTTTTAGGCGAAAGTATTGACTTAAATGGAGGCACAGAGTTTATTCTGCCTAATCAAGTAGATTTAGAATTTGAAGGTGATTCACCGTTTCTTTTTATGATGCGGGAATTGCGTGATTATGAAAATCAAGAGAATTTGGGTACGATGTTTATTGCGATACGTTTAAGTTTTATCGAACAAGCGATGCAAGGGTTGACAAGAGATCGAAGTCCATCGATATGGCTAACTGATCAGGATGGTCGCTTTATTTACCACAGTGATCCAAATATGATTGGAGAAATCGATTCTCAGTTTCAACATTATCCAAAAGTTAATGGAAGTTTTCGAACGACCGACTGGATGAATAATGACCTGATCAGTACGTATAAATTCCCCTCCATGAATTGGTACTCGTTTCACAGAATTCCATTGCGTGAGTTGATGAAGGAAACCAATGTTGTTAGAAATGGAACGATTATTGCCTTTATTATTATTGTTGTTTTAAGTAGTGTCATATCTGTTCTGTTAGCATGGAATGTTTCGAATCCGATAAAAAAATTAACTTCTCTCATGAAACGCGTGGAGAAAGGGGATTTTACAGTAGACTTACCGATGGATAAGAAAGATGAAGTAGGAATGCTAGCAAATAGTTTTAATTCGATGATACAGGAAATAGAATATCTTATCAGGGAAAATTATCAGATTGAATTAAAACAAAAGGATGCAGAATTATACGCTCTCCAATCTCAAATAAATCCGCATTTCATGTACAATACGTTGGAAACAATAGCTTATGCAGTGGAGGAAGATGAAAAAGAAGAAGTAATTAAAATGGTTACTTTGTTGGGAAGGATGTTACGTTATTCCTTAAATAATAAAGAAAAGTTAGTCCCGATATCTTTAGATGTAAGTCATACAAAAGATTACCTAACAATCCAACGGTTTCGCTTTGAAGAGCGTATTAATTTTTCAATAACCATAAATGTAGATCAAGAAAGATATCTGATACCAAAGTTTATATTGCAGCCTGTCATCGAAAATGCCATCAAATATGGTTTGGATCGTTCGAGGAGAATTAATATTGATGTAAGGATTATCAAAAATAAGGATGATAATCTATTAATTGAAATAGCGGATGATGGACCAGGAATGGAAGAATCGATGCTAAAGAAAATTCAAATAACATTGAGCCAGAATCCGATGATACGAGATTCACAATATGGTTTATTAAACGTACATACACGAATAAAGATGATGTATGGAGAACAATATGGTCTGAACATTGACAGTAAAGCTGGGTATGGAACGGTTGTCTATTTATTATTACCATTAGAGGACAATTTAGAAAGAAAAGGGGTGTCTTAA
- a CDS encoding autoinducer 2 ABC transporter substrate-binding protein — MKGTSKEPYHVVYSSEIITEQTENQNSNTYKIAIVPKVMNIPYFNAVEQGAMEAANDLQVEVIYQGPNIANSKQQIEVVDQLVRNENLDVLAISANDPEALLPSLKKAEKMGVKVITWDADTLPEGRSFFINMVQDETLGRHLMDTLAWNIDEKGKFAIMTGADTAANLNEWLYWIKQQHQEFYPDMQLVETVAANDDPQQAYIVAKELLAKYPDLDGIIGNSSVAPPAAAQAIKEEGKVGEVAIVGLSSPNPMNEYLKKDIVHVVTLWSPKKLGYLTVALSKQLAEGDFPYNNQEIGGVGKIRVDNDTVIMGEPIDFTKENVDQYDF, encoded by the coding sequence ATGAAGGGTACGAGTAAAGAGCCATACCATGTTGTATACTCTTCAGAAATAATAACAGAACAAACAGAAAATCAAAATAGCAATACATATAAAATTGCCATTGTGCCAAAGGTAATGAACATTCCATATTTTAATGCGGTTGAACAAGGTGCAATGGAAGCCGCAAATGATTTGCAAGTAGAAGTCATTTATCAAGGTCCAAATATTGCAAATTCAAAACAGCAAATTGAAGTAGTTGACCAATTAGTTAGAAATGAGAATCTAGATGTTTTAGCGATATCAGCTAATGACCCGGAAGCCTTATTACCTTCTTTAAAGAAAGCAGAGAAAATGGGGGTTAAGGTCATTACTTGGGATGCAGATACATTACCTGAAGGAAGGTCTTTTTTCATTAATATGGTTCAAGATGAAACGTTAGGTAGACATTTAATGGATACGTTAGCTTGGAATATTGATGAAAAAGGCAAATTCGCTATTATGACTGGTGCAGATACGGCAGCGAATTTAAATGAATGGCTTTATTGGATCAAACAACAACATCAGGAATTCTACCCTGACATGCAATTAGTCGAAACGGTTGCGGCTAATGATGATCCACAACAAGCTTATATTGTAGCGAAGGAATTACTAGCGAAATATCCTGATTTAGATGGTATTATTGGCAACTCATCTGTAGCACCTCCAGCAGCAGCCCAAGCGATAAAAGAGGAGGGTAAAGTTGGAGAAGTTGCTATCGTAGGATTATCATCTCCTAACCCAATGAATGAGTATTTAAAAAAAGACATCGTGCATGTAGTTACGTTGTGGAGTCCGAAAAAATTAGGCTACTTAACGGTTGCACTGAGCAAGCAACTAGCAGAAGGAGATTTTCCTTATAACAATCAAGAAATTGGTGGTGTCGGAAAAATACGTGTGGACAATGATACGGTTATTATGGGAGAGCCGATAGACTTTACGAAGGAGAATGTGGATCAATATGATTTTTAA
- the guaC gene encoding GMP reductase, whose translation MENVFDYEDIQLVPAKCIVNSRSECDTSIQFGKHTFRIPVVPANMQTIIDENIAVFLAERNYFYVMHRFEPETRKDFIISMKEKNLIASISVGVKDEEYSFIEELAKEELVPDYITIDIAHGHSNAVIEMIQHIKKHLPDSFVIAGNVGTPEAVRELENAGADATKVGIGPGKVCITKVKTGFGTGGWQLAALRWCAKAATKPIIADGGIRTHGDIAKSIRFGASMVMIGSLFAGHEESPGTTVEQDGKLYKEYFGSASEYQKGEKKNVEGKKMYVAYKGALQDTLTEMEQDMQSSISYAGGKTLNSIRTVDYVVVKNSIFNGD comes from the coding sequence ATGGAAAATGTATTTGATTATGAAGATATTCAATTAGTTCCCGCGAAATGTATCGTAAATAGCCGTAGTGAATGTGATACATCGATTCAATTCGGAAAGCACACATTCCGTATTCCGGTTGTTCCTGCTAATATGCAGACGATTATTGATGAAAATATTGCTGTTTTCTTGGCAGAACGTAATTATTTTTATGTGATGCACCGCTTTGAGCCAGAAACAAGAAAAGATTTTATTATATCCATGAAGGAAAAGAACTTAATCGCTTCCATTAGTGTTGGAGTGAAGGATGAGGAATATAGTTTTATCGAAGAACTTGCGAAAGAAGAACTTGTACCGGACTATATAACCATTGATATTGCACATGGACATTCTAACGCAGTAATTGAAATGATTCAGCATATTAAAAAGCATTTACCTGACAGCTTTGTGATTGCTGGTAATGTCGGTACTCCAGAAGCTGTTCGTGAATTGGAAAATGCAGGTGCTGATGCTACGAAAGTAGGAATTGGTCCCGGAAAAGTTTGTATTACTAAGGTGAAAACAGGATTTGGTACTGGTGGATGGCAGCTTGCTGCATTAAGATGGTGCGCAAAAGCTGCAACGAAACCAATCATTGCAGATGGTGGTATTCGTACACATGGAGATATAGCTAAATCAATCCGATTTGGAGCATCCATGGTAATGATCGGTTCTCTTTTTGCTGGTCATGAGGAATCACCAGGTACAACGGTAGAACAAGACGGGAAACTGTATAAAGAATATTTCGGATCTGCATCTGAATATCAAAAAGGTGAAAAGAAAAATGTCGAAGGTAAAAAAATGTATGTAGCATATAAAGGAGCACTCCAAGATACATTGACAGAAATGGAGCAGGACATGCAATCCTCTATTTCATACGCTGGTGGAAAAACGTTAAATTCTATCCGTACCGTCGATTATGTCGTAGTAAAAAACTCTATTTTTAATGGAGATTAA
- a CDS encoding CueP family metal-binding protein, with protein MRLRTILSFLLIISLFAGCSNQADQQEEALSAEELKDLVYQYSIDEKDAKSASITSTELIIAKKDDKETSFTLPENEFFVSIAPFIDETHPCTNHSLTGCQGELTNTTFDVYIEDDAGNIVVDETVESFDNGFIDLWLPRDQIFHAKIEYDGKVAESEISTFEDDGTCITTMQLM; from the coding sequence ATGAGGTTAAGAACAATATTGTCATTTCTACTGATCATATCATTATTTGCTGGATGTAGTAATCAAGCAGATCAACAAGAGGAAGCATTATCTGCAGAAGAATTAAAAGATCTGGTTTATCAATACAGCATCGATGAAAAAGATGCAAAATCTGCTTCCATCACTTCTACAGAATTGATCATTGCAAAAAAGGATGATAAGGAAACGAGTTTTACTTTACCAGAAAATGAATTCTTCGTTTCGATTGCACCGTTTATAGATGAAACGCATCCCTGTACAAATCATAGTCTTACAGGATGTCAAGGAGAGTTAACAAACACTACATTTGATGTTTATATTGAGGATGATGCCGGTAATATCGTAGTAGATGAAACGGTTGAATCCTTTGATAATGGATTTATTGATTTATGGTTACCACGTGATCAAATTTTTCATGCAAAGATTGAATATGATGGAAAAGTAGCAGAATCTGAAATCTCTACTTTTGAAGATGATGGAACCTGTATTACAACCATGCAACTGATGTAA
- a CDS encoding DUF2306 domain-containing protein, with amino-acid sequence MNCFGLLHIIAGFLALLVFWIPILVRKGGKIHRTIGWVYTCSMAMVALSAFYMGFYRIYYDPSGDQAFSWFLVYIAILSAATAWYGIRVLRFKKRKTIHRHVGDLAFSFSLIISSV; translated from the coding sequence TTGAACTGTTTCGGATTGCTACATATTATTGCAGGCTTTTTGGCATTACTCGTCTTTTGGATACCTATTCTCGTGCGTAAAGGTGGAAAAATTCATCGTACAATAGGGTGGGTGTATACTTGTTCCATGGCAATGGTGGCTTTATCAGCATTTTATATGGGTTTTTACCGGATTTATTATGATCCTTCAGGAGATCAAGCATTTTCATGGTTTCTTGTCTATATTGCGATATTAAGTGCAGCAACAGCTTGGTATGGTATTCGAGTATTACGATTTAAGAAAAGAAAAACCATTCATCGACATGTAGGAGATCTAGCATTTTCCTTTAGCCTAATTATCAGTTCCGTCTAA